In a genomic window of Physeter macrocephalus isolate SW-GA chromosome 14, ASM283717v5, whole genome shotgun sequence:
- the RBBP8NL gene encoding RBBP8 N-terminal-like protein has translation MESFMESLNRLKDVHENEITGLQNKLLELNSERCRDAQRAEELCAKNRQLREQQRALKENLRALENRLRAGLCDRCMVTQELARKKQQEFESSLLQSLQHVFLLTTELTRLQEENDALKEEVKQLRGPGAKPQFREGAPEPPSPLLLPSLGTRKAVTAKPPEGHEEMEGGHAERPVGYGTSPVAKISPGTNLPDPWAPDTSPQHISNQLHGTIAVVRPGSRACSANRGSVNGTSPLPPPRSRPPSPPGGHGLPLDSFLQASLPSAEPRASPKRSLRADRLCHLNCPLALARGSPHSGPQAPATAPSGPQPQGLQAGEAEAWEEPAGLLGLPGARAGTRDPRLEGALHLLLARQLWARGRAGGAGLRGPPVPGKAPPSPPAGPHSEGPGGGAAGAALPGGQHPQPAGPGSPGAKEASATQDYVTDKPLDLSEWARGRDGAPKPASQPGSLSPPGAHAPSPKPPQGVGPSARSGVQGLSDGTKGAEEPEAEEPPTSTEPSHPLPGLSLPSASGPGDEDGGRPKPPPCPQRPDGDGHPELSKAQGEQPESDELDKPDTSDSEVDPSTEAVATRSSPAEGPRGFCAKERGRGPQKRKRASDQWSKGGPEHRGGGHAELASRGTQGFLRQGAWARPAEEEAGLRPVEQSLEEAVLRNKEPRGARSPRDPEDGSPSPSTSSWEESQGHPSLPSRAPHPTARGQDSPRRQPADGPSSSVVDWVLAHIQRGWEGQDGRSSEPLHLGNGLARHPQPSICSLAGSRGLGGQGGSSSSPAPPPPLLCTGSPSWTVPPPPTNSTSILDPRGCKPGRPFLTGRGALSGGLGRPLVESHKRVLGSEGAGRLTAAPGGVAGPRAPGE, from the exons GGACGCCCAGAGGGCAGAGGAGCTCTGTGCCAAGAACCGTCAGCTCAGGGAGCAGCAGAGAGCACTGAAGGAGAACCTGCGGGCGCTGGAGAACAG GCTGCGGGCCGGCCTGTGCGACCGCTGCATGGTCACCCAGGAGCTGGCCAGGAAGAAGCAGCAGGAGTTCGAGAGCTCCCTGCTCCAGAGCCTGCAGCATGTCTTCCTCCTCA CAACCGAGCTGACCCGGCTGCAGGAGGAAAACGATGCCTTGAAGGAGGAGGTGAAGCAGCTCCGGGGCCCGGG GGCCAAGCCCCAGTTCAGGGAGGGCGCCCCAGAGCCCCCGTCACCCCTGCTGCTCCCCTCCCTGGGTACCCGGAAGGCCGTCACAGCGAAGCCACCGGAAGGCCATGAGGAGATGGAGGGCGGCCACGCAG AAAGGCCGGTGGGGTACGGGACGTCTCCAGTAGCCAAAATCTCCCCGGGTACCAACCTGCCTGATCCCTGGGCCCCGGACACG AGCCCCCAGCACATCTCCAACCAGCTACACGGGACCATCGCCGTGGTGCGGCCAGGGTCCCGGGCCTGCTCCGCCAACAGGGGCTCCGTCAACGGGACgtccccactgccaccccccaGGAGCAGACCCCCAAGCCCGCCTGGAGGGCACGGCCTCCCTCTGGACAG CTTCCTGCAGGCCTCTCTGCCCTCTGCCGAGCCCCGCGCGTCCCCGAAGCGCTCCCTCCGGGCTGACCGCCTCTGCCACCTGAACTGCCCCCTGGCCCTGGCCCGTGGGAGCCCTCACAGCGGCCCCCAGGCGCCCGCCACGGCCCCCAgcggcccccagccccagggcctccaGGCCGGGGAGGCGGAGGCCTGGGAGGAGCCCGCGGGTCTGCTGGGCCTGCCAGGCGCCCGGGCGGGCACGCGGGACCCGCGGCTGGAGGGAGCGCTGCACCTGCTCCTGGCCCGGCAGCTGTGGGcgcggggccgggcgggcggggcCGGGCTGAGGGGCCCCCCGGTGCCAGGGAAGGCGCCACCCTCCCCGCCGGCCGGCCCCCACTCAGAGGGtcccgggggcggggcggccggggcGGCCCTGCCCGGAGGGCAGCACCCACAGCCCGCAGGCCCAGGCAGTCCCGGGGCAAAGGAGGCCTCGGCCACACAGGACTACGTCACAGACAAGCCCCTGGACCTCTCGGAGTGGGCCCGGGGCCGGGACGGCGCCCCCAAGCCTGCCAGCCAGCCAGGATCGCTCAGCCCCCCAGGTGCCCACGCGCCCAGCCCCAAGCCACCCCAGGGAGTGGGGCCCTCTGCACGGTCTGGGGTCCAGGGACTCAGCGACGGCACCAAGGGGGCCGAAGAGCCAGAGGCGGAAGAGCCTCCAACTTCCACG GAACCCTCACATCCTCTCCCAGGCCTCAGCCTGCCCTCTGCAAGTGGGCCAGGAGACGAGGACGGAGGGAGGCCAAAACCGCCCCCCTGCCCGCAGAGGCCTGATGGAGACGGCCACCCGG AGCTCAGCAAAGCCCAAGGAGAGCAGCCAGAGTCGGACGAGCTAGACAAGCCAGACACCTCGGACAGCGAG GTGGACCCGAGCACCGAGGCGGTGGCCACGCGGAGCTCGCCAGCCGAGGGACCCAGGGGTTTCTGCGCCAAGGAGCGTGGGCGCGGCCCGCAGAAGAGGAAGCGGGCCTCAGACCAGTGGAGCAAAG GTGGACCCGAGCACCGAGGCGGTGGCCACGCGGAGCTCGCCAGCCGAGGGACCCAGGGGTTTCTGCGCCAAGGAGCGTGGGCGCGGCCCGCAGAAGAGGAAGCGGGCCTCAGACCAGTGGAGCAAAG CCTCGAAGAAGCCGTCCTGAGGAATAAGGAACCCAGGGGAGCCAGGAGCCCGAGGGACCCCGAGGACGGCAGCCCCTCACCCAGCACCAGCAGCTGGGAAGAGAGCCAGGGGCACCCCAGCCTGCCCAGCCGTGCTCCCCACCCGACTGCCCGCGGCCAGGACAGCCCACGCCGCCAGCCAGCAGACGGCCCCAGCAGCAGCGTAGTGGACTGGGTCCTGGCCCACATCCAAAGGGGTTGGGAAGGCCAAGACGGCCGGTCTTCTGAACCCCTCCATCTCGGAAATGGTCTTGCCCGCCACCCTCAGCCCAGCATCTGCTCCCTTGCAGGGAGTAGGGGCCTGGGAGGCCAGGGTGGCTCAAgctccagcccagccccacccccacccctgctgtgCACAGGCAGCCCTTCCTGGAcagtgccccctcctcccaccaactCCACTAGCATTCTGGACCCAAGGGGCTGCAAGCCTGGCCGCCCATTCCTGACGGGGCGTGGAGCTCTGAGCGGTGGTCTCGGGCGCCCCCTCGTGGAGTCCCACAAACGGGTGCTGGGCAGTGAGGGCGCAGGAAGGCTGACGGCAGCACCTGGAGGGGTGGCGGGTCCCAGGGCACCCGGAGAATAA
- the RPS21 gene encoding small ribosomal subunit protein eS21, whose translation MQNDAGEFVDLYVPRKCSASNRIIGAKDHASIQMNVAEVDKVTGRFNGQFKTYAICGAIRRMGESDDSILRLAKADGIVSKNF comes from the exons ATGCAGAACGACGCCGGCGAGTTCGTGGACTTGTACGTGCCGCGGAAATG CTCTGCCAGCAACCGCATCATAGGCGCCAAGGACCACGCGTCCATCCAGATGAACGTGGCCGAG GTTGACAAGGTGACAGGCAGGTTCAACGGTCAATTTAAAACCTACGCCATCTGCGGGGCCATTCGCAGGATG GGCGAGTCAGATGATTCCATTCTCCGACTGGCCAAGGCTGACGGCATTGTCTCAAA GAACTTCTGA
- the CABLES2 gene encoding CDK5 and ABL1 enzyme substrate 2: MAAAAAGGSPGQSPGPAARAAPQALRRRGDSRRRQAALFFLNNISLDGRPPSLGPGGEKPPPPPPPPAEAREPPAPPPPPPPPPPAPPAGLPLPGPAGRASAPQGLLSPAPAPAGLGLGLSLGLDGQRQRRRAGSQRRSLEFLEDTVGCASVQRTKRTSGSPRHNGLRRLHFIKSMRQYDTRNGRIVLICAKRSLCAAFSVLPYGEGLRVSDLRADSQKQRHPSGGISVSSEMVFQLEGVELGADGKVVSYAKFLYPTNALVTLKLDSHGPPPQPRPGAPRALLGPRCKPVPPRAAPAGSELGADAGDALEYNPDLLDDPQWPCGKHKRVLIFASYMTTVIEYVKPSDLKKDMNETFREKFPHIKLTLSKIRSLKREMRNLSEECGLEPVTVSMAYVYFEKLVLQGKLNKQNRKLCAGACVLLAAKISSDLRKNDVKQLIDKLEEKFRFNRRDLIGFEFTVLVALELALYLPENQVLPHYRRLTQRF, encoded by the exons ATGGCCGCGGCCGCGGCGGGTGGGTCTCCGGGCCAGTCCCCCGGCCCCGCCGCCCGGGCCGCGCCGCAGGCGCTGCGACGGCGAGGGGATTCGCGGCGCCGCCAGGCCGCGCTCTTCTTCCTCAACAACATCTCCCTGGACGGGCGGCCCCCGAGCCTGGGCCCGGGCGGCGAGAaacccccgccgccgccgccgccgcccgccgagGCCCGCGagccgcccgcgccgccgccgccaccgccgccgccgccgcccgcgccccccgccgGCCTGCCCCTGCCCGGACCCGCGGGCAGGGCCTCGGCGCCCCAGGGCCTGCTCAgccccgcgcccgcgcccgccgGCTTGGGCCTCGGCCTGAGCCTGGGTCTGGACGGGCAGCGCCAGAG AAGGCGCGCAGGCTCCCAGCGCCGCTCCCTCGAGTTTCTGGAAGACACGGTGGGGTGTGCCTCGGTTCAAAG AACCAAACGCACGTCCGGATCCCCCAGACACAACGGCCTGAGGAGGCTGCACTTCATCAAGAGCATGAGGCAGTACGACACCAGGAACGGCAG GATCGTGCTCATCTGCGCCAAGCGGTCGCTGTGTGCAGCCTTCTCGGTCCTGCCCTATGGAGAAGGCCTGCGCGTCAG TGACCTGAGGGCGGACAGCCAGAAGCAGAGGCATCCGTCAGGCGGCATTTCCGTGTCTTCAGAGATGGTTTTCCAGTTGGAAGGCGTCGAGCTGGGGGCGGATGGAAAG GTTGTGTCTTACGCCAAGTTCCTGTACCCCACCAACGCCCTGGTCACGCTCAAGCTGGACAGCCACGGCCCGCCGCCTCAGCCCCGGCCCGGTGCCCCCCGCGCTCTGCTGGGGCCCAGATGCAAACCCGTCCCGCCCAGGGCGGCGCCAGCTGGCTCGGAACTAG gggccgacgcgggggacgcccTGGAGTACAACCCCGACCTCCTGGATGACCCTCAGTGGCCCTGCGGCAAGCACAAGCGCGTCCTCATCTTCGCGTCCTACATG ACCACAGTGATAGAGTACGTGAAGCCCTCCGACCTCAAGAAGGACATGAACGAGACCTTCCGGGAGAAGTTCCCGCACATCAAGCTGACGCTGAGCAAGATCAGGAG TTTGAAACGAGAGATGCGGAACCTGTCTGAGGAGTGTGGTCTGGAGCCCGTGACGGTGTCCATGGCCTACGTGTACTTCGAGAAGCTGGTCCTGCAGGGCAAGCTCAACAAGCAGAACCGCAAGCTGTGCGCGGGCGCCTGCGTGCTGCTGGCCGCCAAGATCAGCAGCGATCTCCGCAAGAATGACGTGAAGCAGCTCATCGAC AAGTTAGAAGAAAAGTTTCGGTTCAACAGACGGGATCTAATTGGGTTTGAGTTCACGGTGCTCGTGGCCCTGGAGCTGGCTCTCTACCTTCCCGAGAACCAGGTGTTACCTCATTACAGACGCCTCACGCAGCGGTTCTAG